Proteins found in one Odontesthes bonariensis isolate fOdoBon6 chromosome 11, fOdoBon6.hap1, whole genome shotgun sequence genomic segment:
- the arl6ip6 gene encoding ADP-ribosylation factor-like protein 6-interacting protein 6 isoform X2 has translation MLTEGPTESARRPQNRPKPWLTVIFSVLGSAVAVAAVGSLCALVYPVLKELRAERVTGENGIEERMLGSQITADIWREVHLSKCSRTRRLAIIQIQKTSFRVKLPDLWVKFLSSAHNKPD, from the exons ATGTTAACAGAGGGACCCACTGAGAGTGCGAGGCGACCGCAGAACCGCCCCAAACCATGGCTCACGGTCATCTTCTCGGTTCTGGGCTCCGCAGTAGCTGTGGCCGCTGTCGGCTCTCTTTGCGCCCTCGTTTACCCGGTACTCAAAG AACTAAGAGCAGAGAGGGTGACGGGAGAGAATGGCATTGAAGAGAGGATGCTTG GGAGCCAAATCACAGCTGACATATGGAGAGAGGTGCACCTCTCCAAATG CAGCAGGACAAGAAGACTGGCCATAATTCAGATTCAGAAGACCTCATTCAGGGTGAAACTCCCTGACCTGTGGGTTAAGTTTCTCTCTTCAGCACACAACAAACCTGATTAA
- the arl6ip6 gene encoding ADP-ribosylation factor-like protein 6-interacting protein 6 isoform X1 — translation MLTEGPTESARRPQNRPKPWLTVIFSVLGSAVAVAAVGSLCALVYPVLKELRAERVTGENGIEERMLGFWSILMLSVLVGCICCVFSWTLNYLDSYQPGMVFPTPLTLPCFRDVSGHGFHMSYGVAVLNGIMAMLAVMWSLS, via the exons ATGTTAACAGAGGGACCCACTGAGAGTGCGAGGCGACCGCAGAACCGCCCCAAACCATGGCTCACGGTCATCTTCTCGGTTCTGGGCTCCGCAGTAGCTGTGGCCGCTGTCGGCTCTCTTTGCGCCCTCGTTTACCCGGTACTCAAAG AACTAAGAGCAGAGAGGGTGACGGGAGAGAATGGCATTGAAGAGAGGATGCTTG gtttCTGGAGTATCCTGATGCTGTCAGTGCTTGTTGGATGCATCTGCTGTGTCTTCTCATGGACTCTTAACTACCTTGACTCCTACCAGCCTGGCATGGTGTTCCCAACACCCCTGACGCTGCCTTGCTTCAG GGATGTTTCTGGCCATGGCTTCCACATGAGTTATGGTGTTGCTGTCCTTAACGGTATCATGGCCATGCTCGCTGTTATGTGGAGCCTTTCCTGA
- the arl6ip6 gene encoding ADP-ribosylation factor-like protein 6-interacting protein 6 isoform X3, translating to MLTEGPTESARRPQNRPKPWLTVIFSVLGSAVAVAAVGSLCALVYPVLKELRAERVTGENGIEERMLGSQITADIWREVHLSKCRTRRLAIIQIQKTSFRVKLPDLWVKFLSSAHNKPD from the exons ATGTTAACAGAGGGACCCACTGAGAGTGCGAGGCGACCGCAGAACCGCCCCAAACCATGGCTCACGGTCATCTTCTCGGTTCTGGGCTCCGCAGTAGCTGTGGCCGCTGTCGGCTCTCTTTGCGCCCTCGTTTACCCGGTACTCAAAG AACTAAGAGCAGAGAGGGTGACGGGAGAGAATGGCATTGAAGAGAGGATGCTTG GGAGCCAAATCACAGCTGACATATGGAGAGAGGTGCACCTCTCCAAATG CAGGACAAGAAGACTGGCCATAATTCAGATTCAGAAGACCTCATTCAGGGTGAAACTCCCTGACCTGTGGGTTAAGTTTCTCTCTTCAGCACACAACAAACCTGATTAA